The Raphanus sativus cultivar WK10039 chromosome 2, ASM80110v3, whole genome shotgun sequence genome includes a region encoding these proteins:
- the LOC130508482 gene encoding uncharacterized protein LOC130508482 — protein sequence MGAMNLRRSLSPLHAECEALIWAMECMKTLQFSDVVFATDCSQLVKMVSSPEEWPAFTTHMEEFRRSKTFFPNFKIRHIPRAQNTMADKLAHGARSSPSAMLYVDSIPPVWLSEPVELR from the coding sequence ATGGGGGCAATGAATCTCCGACGTAGCCTATCTCCTTTACACGCAGAATGTGAAgcgctgatttgggcaatggagtgcatgaagaccctACAGTTCTCAGATGTAGTTTTTGCAACGGACTgctctcagttggtgaagatggtgtcctcACCTGAAGAATGGCCAGCATTCACTACGCACATGGAGGAATTTCGCCGTagtaagactttcttccctaATTTCAAGATCCGACATATTCCAAGGGCGCAAAACacaatggcggacaagcttgctcaTGGGGCAAGGAGTTCACcttcagctatgttatatgtcgattcGATACCTCCGGTTTGGCTTTCCGAACCGGTGGAATTACGTTAG